From Paenibacillus polymyxa, the proteins below share one genomic window:
- a CDS encoding NAD(P)H-binding protein has translation MERKAVVVGGTGLVGGYVVRELLVQKEYTRVMVLGRRPLDIKHPKLEQALIDWEQPQKSAFALEGVDDVFCCLGTTMKKAGSKEQFRQVDLDYPVLTAQLGKEAGAVQMLAISAMGADPDSRVFYNRTKGEAEEALAAIGLPALHLFRPSLILGARSERRFGEAAATIVMKALDGLMTGRFASYRAIPASFIARAMVRIALAQASGVHIYPNDIIRVIGAELTSDDEEPGTGTTPDDNV, from the coding sequence ATGGAACGTAAAGCGGTCGTTGTGGGTGGCACAGGGCTTGTCGGGGGTTATGTTGTACGGGAGCTACTGGTGCAAAAAGAATACACCCGCGTCATGGTTTTGGGCAGGCGTCCATTGGACATCAAGCATCCCAAGCTAGAGCAGGCGCTCATCGACTGGGAACAACCACAGAAGTCGGCCTTCGCCCTCGAAGGGGTGGATGATGTGTTTTGCTGCCTTGGGACAACGATGAAAAAGGCTGGCTCTAAGGAGCAGTTTCGACAGGTGGATCTGGACTATCCGGTTCTGACAGCCCAGTTGGGCAAAGAGGCTGGAGCAGTACAGATGCTTGCGATCTCTGCGATGGGCGCTGACCCGGATTCACGTGTGTTTTATAACCGTACTAAGGGTGAGGCTGAAGAGGCGCTTGCCGCGATCGGATTGCCTGCACTGCATTTGTTCCGTCCGTCGCTTATTTTGGGAGCGAGATCTGAACGACGATTTGGCGAAGCCGCTGCCACGATTGTCATGAAAGCGCTAGATGGCCTAATGACGGGCAGGTTCGCTTCCTATCGCGCCATTCCCGCTTCGTTCATCGCACGAGCTATGGTACGAATTGCTCTCGCGCAGGCGAGCGGTGTACATATTTATCCGAATGACATCATTCGGGTCATCGGTGCAGAACTAACCTCCGATGATGAGGAACCTGGTACAGGAACGACTCCTGATGACAATGTCTAA